Within Sorangiineae bacterium MSr11367, the genomic segment GTGACGCCGGATCCACGCGAGAACGTGGTCATCGACGATCCGCTGCCGGCCGGGCTCGAGCCCGTGCAGAGCGATTTGGCGACGACGGCGCGCTCGTTGACGCTTCCCGAGCCGGCCGTGGACACGGACGACGGGGATGGTGAGCGCGCCAGCCGTGCAAGCAGCGCGTACTACTACCACCGCGAATACCACGACGATCGCGTGCTCACCTTCGTGGAGCACATGCCCGCCGGTCTCGCGCACTACCGTTACCTGGCGCGGGCGACGACGTTCGGCCGCTTCGTGGTGCCGCCGACCCGTGCAGAATGCATGTACGAGCCGGAGGTGTTCGGTCGCACGGGGGCTACGTCCTTCGAGGTAAAAGCGCGATGAGCCGCTGGAAGCGATTCGCGTGGCTCCTGGTGATTCCGGTCGCCCCCATCTGGCTTGTGGCCATCGTGGTGGCGTTCACCCGGCAGCCCGCGGAGCTGCGGGATCGCGCAGGCAGCTATTCACAGTCGGTGCGCTACGTCGATCGCGAGGGCGGGCTGCTTCGCGAGGTGCGCGCCGACGACGCGTCGCGCGCGCGCTGGATCCCCTTGGAGGAGATGGGCACGTACGCGCGCATGAGCATGCTCGCGGCCGAGGATCGGCGCTTTTACGTCCACGCCGGTGTGGATCCCGTGGCCGTCCTGCGCGCGTTCGCGTCGGATGTGTGGCAGCGCCGCATCGTCTCGGGCGCGTCCACGTTGACGATGCAGCTCGCGCGCCTGGTGCGCCCGCACCCGCGCAATCTTTGGGGCAAGGTGACGGAGGCCGCCTTCGCCGTGCGCATCGAGCGAGCGCTCCCCAAGGACCGCATCCTCGAGGAGTACATGAACCGCGCCCCCTTCGGGCCCAACCTGCGCGGCCTCGATGCGGCGAGCCGCTACTACTTCGACAAGCCACCGCGCGCGCTTTCGCTCGCCGAGGCGGCCACGCTCGCCGCCATTCCGCGTGGCCCCTCGCTCTACGCGCCGACCCGCGACGAGGTGCGCGTCTTGCGCCGGCGCAACCGCATCCTGGATCGCATGCTGGCCGCCGGCGTGATCTCCGAGGAACAGCACCGCCGCGCCAGCGACGAGCCCCTGGTCGTTCGAAAGGCGAAAGGGACCTTTGGTGCACCGCACCTCGTGCAAGCGCTCATGTCGGGTCGATTCGAGGGGCCGCCGCCTTCCGACGGCTCGCCCGTGGTGACCACCCTCGATCGCGATTTGCAGTCCGAGGCGGAGACGGAAACCTTGCGGGCCGTCGGGTCGCTGCAGAAGAAGCACGTGACGGCGGCGAGTGTTCTCGTGCTCGACAACGCCACCGGCGAGGTTCTGGCCTACGTCGGCTCGCACGGTTTCGGCGACGCCGAGCACGGAGGCCAGAACGACGGCGTGCTGGCGCGGCGCCAGCCAGGCTCGACGCTCAAGCCGTTCGTCTACGGCCTCGGCATGGAGGAGCGCGAGCTGACGAGCGTGTCGCTGCTGCCCGATCTGGAGATGCACATCGAGCTGCCCGATGGCGTCTACGCGCCGAAGAACTACGACGAGCGCTTTCACGGGCCGGTGCGCCTGCGCGAGGCCTTGGCCAATTCGTACAACGTCCCCGCGGTGTGGGTCGGCCAGCAGGTGGGCGCGGGGCGTCTGCTCGAGCGCTTGCACGCGCTCGGGTTTCACTCGCTCGATCAAGCGTCGGACTACTACGGCCCGGCGCTCGCCCTGGGCGACGGTGAGGTTACCTTGCTGGAGCTCACCAACGCGTACGCCGCGATCGCGCGTGGCGGGGTGGTGAAGCCGGTTCGCTTCGTGCGCGGGGCACCCTCCGCTGCGAGCGAGGGCACGCGCGTGATGCCCGTGGAGATGGCCGCGGTGCTCACCGACATTCTTCGCGACAAGGGGGCGCGCATCGCGTCCTTCGGCGAGCGCTCCGTGCTCGATCTGCCGTTCGACGTTGCCGTCAAAACCGGTACGTCGAAGGGCTTTCGCGACAATTGGACGGTGGGCTTCACCCGCGAGGTGACCGTCGGTGTCTGGGCCGGCAACTTCGATGGCAGTGCGATGAGCGGCATCAGCGGCATCACCGGGGCAGGCCCGCTCTTTCGCTCGGTCATGGACGCAGCCATGCGCGGCCGCCCCAAGGGCTCGCTCGCACCCGATCCGGACGCCGTCTCGCTTCGCGCGGTGGATGTCTGCCCGCTCTCCGGTGGAGCCCCCACATCCGCCTGCCCTCACGCCATCCGCGACTACGTACCGCGCGACCGGTCCCTCGATCCATGTACCATGCATGAATCGGTTTCGGGGCGCGTGGTCGAGCGTTATCCTGCGGCCTTCACCGCATGGGCGCACGCTGCGGGGCGCGAAGGCGCGCGCGGGGAGGGCAAGTTGCACCTCGCGTACCCCCACGACGGCGCCCGCTTCGCCATCGATCCCGAGCGGCCGCGCGGCTTGCAGTCCATCTCCGTTCGCATCGAGGCACCGCGCGGCGTGGAACAGGCGGCCCTCCGCATCGACGGCCAGCTCGTCGCCCGCACCGGATCACCCTTCGTCGTGCGCTGGCCGCTCGAGCAAGGGACGCACACGTTCGTCGCGGAGGCCAACGGCACCTCGAGCCCCCCGGTGCGCGTCGAGGTGGATTAGACCCGAGCTATTTCATCCCCGAGCGCGCCCGCGCCTCGGCGTAGCCGTCGCTCACGCTGTAGCCGATGATCTCGCGTGCCTGCGGCGTCTTCGAGATCCAGTCCGCGCGTTCGTCGGGATCGCTTGGCACCGACGAGAGACCCAAGGTCCACGCGATGGCCTCGAGCGCGGCATTCGGATCGCCCACCGCGAGCAATCCGGTGCGATCCGCCCAGGACACCACCGCCGGGCCGAGCACGGCGGCCTGCGTCCCCACGGAGCCGGCCACCTCGAGCGCCATCAGGCCGACGTCCTGATCGAGCTTTCGCGGCAGCGCGGCCTGCAGCCGTCGCGCGGCCTCGGCGAGCGCGGTCGGGTTGATTCCCTGCGGCTTCCAGCTCGGATTGAAGACG encodes:
- the pbpC gene encoding penicillin-binding protein 1C; the encoded protein is MSRWKRFAWLLVIPVAPIWLVAIVVAFTRQPAELRDRAGSYSQSVRYVDREGGLLREVRADDASRARWIPLEEMGTYARMSMLAAEDRRFYVHAGVDPVAVLRAFASDVWQRRIVSGASTLTMQLARLVRPHPRNLWGKVTEAAFAVRIERALPKDRILEEYMNRAPFGPNLRGLDAASRYYFDKPPRALSLAEAATLAAIPRGPSLYAPTRDEVRVLRRRNRILDRMLAAGVISEEQHRRASDEPLVVRKAKGTFGAPHLVQALMSGRFEGPPPSDGSPVVTTLDRDLQSEAETETLRAVGSLQKKHVTAASVLVLDNATGEVLAYVGSHGFGDAEHGGQNDGVLARRQPGSTLKPFVYGLGMEERELTSVSLLPDLEMHIELPDGVYAPKNYDERFHGPVRLREALANSYNVPAVWVGQQVGAGRLLERLHALGFHSLDQASDYYGPALALGDGEVTLLELTNAYAAIARGGVVKPVRFVRGAPSAASEGTRVMPVEMAAVLTDILRDKGARIASFGERSVLDLPFDVAVKTGTSKGFRDNWTVGFTREVTVGVWAGNFDGSAMSGISGITGAGPLFRSVMDAAMRGRPKGSLAPDPDAVSLRAVDVCPLSGGAPTSACPHAIRDYVPRDRSLDPCTMHESVSGRVVERYPAAFTAWAHAAGREGARGEGKLHLAYPHDGARFAIDPERPRGLQSISVRIEAPRGVEQAALRIDGQLVARTGSPFVVRWPLEQGTHTFVAEANGTSSPPVRVEVD